One Carassius carassius chromosome 28, fCarCar2.1, whole genome shotgun sequence genomic window carries:
- the seraf gene encoding von Willebrand factor D and EGF domain-containing protein, with the protein MAVLCCTSMQLLLVALAVLAGICLGGSDGPRGVALPFVFDPKATCDPPCKHAGICIRNNSCFCSRGYEGETCQYANCYPKCKNGGECLRPGKCRCPSGFGGKYCHKVVCDGGCWNGGECIAVNGEAKCICPSSWTGSRCQDAICPQGCRNGGSCVAPGICSCPEGWIGGACHTAVCKKPCVNGGKCVSPNTCRCRAPFSGPQCEERKKLY; encoded by the exons ATGGCAGTGCTTTGCTGTACGTCCATGCAGCTCTTGCTGGTGGCACTGGCCGTTCTGGCTGGGATCTGTCTGGGAGGGTCCGACGGGCCCCGTGGAGTGGCTCTTCCTTTTGTCTTTGACCCCAAAGCGACGTGCGACCCACCTTGCAAACATGCTGGGATTTGCATCCGAAACAACAGCTGCTTCTGCTCAAGAGGATATGAGGGAGAAACCTGCCAATATG CAAACTGTTATCCAAAGTGTAAAAACGGCGGAGAGTGCCTTCGACCTGGAAAATGCAGATGCCCTTCAGGATTTGGAGGAAAATACTGTCACAAAG TGGTTTGTGATGGTGGCTGTTGGAACGGTGGTGAGTGTATTGCTGTGAATGGAGAAGCAAAATGCATCTGTCCCTCCAGCTGGACTGGCTCCAGATGCCAAGACG CGATCTGTCCACAGGGATGCAGGAACGGGGGCAGCTGTGTGGCTCCTGGAATCTGCAGCTGTCCAGAAGGATGGATAGGTGGAGCCTGCCACACAG CTGTGTGTAAAAAGCCGTGTGTGAATGGGGGGAAGTGTGTGTCTCCTAACACCTGTCGCTGTCGAGCTCCGTTCTCAGGCCCGCAGTGTGAAGAGAGGAAGAAGCTCTACTGA
- the LOC132108379 gene encoding transmembrane protein 106B-like, whose product MGKSLFSLPKQKEDQENLTENTESHTEDDKHDVSQFPYVEFTGRDSITCPTCQGTGRIPRDQENQLVALIPYSDQRLKPRRTQVNFNIRFKSALDTIYFMTDCIFLHYYRTLYVSLSVFLCLLLSGLAVFFLFPRTIDVSYVGVKSAYVTYNRDQRIIYINLTNTLNITNNNYYPVRVANITAQVQFYKTVIGKAVVSNVTSITPLDLRQVDFTVPTIIANEMNYIFDYCTMPSIKVHNIVVMMQMTVTVMYFGHAEQVSQEKYLYVDCGSNTTSSHGHKSVIQ is encoded by the exons ATGGGGAAGTCTCTGTTTTCTTTGCCAAAGCAAAAAGAGGACCAGGAGAACCTGACCGAAAACACAGAGTCTCACACTGAGGACGATAAACATGATGTGTCACAGTTTCCATATGTTGAATTCACTGGCAGAGACAGCATCACCTGTCCTACTTGTCAAGGGACGGGGAGGATACCTAGAG ACCAAGAAAACCAGCTAGTTGCTTTGATACCGTACAGTGACCAGAGGCTGAAGCCAAGACGAACGCAAGTTAATTTCAATATCCGATTCAAATCAGCACTGGATACTATATATTTTATGACTGACTGTATATTCTTGCACTATTACAGGACATTGTACGTGTCTTTATCAGTCTTTCTGTGTCTGCTACTCTCTGGTTTGGCTGTGTTCTTCCTGTTCCCTCGGACTATTGACGTCTCTTATGTTGGGGTGAAGTCAGCCTATGTCACATACAATCGAGACCAGCGGATAATATACATAAATCTCACG AATACTCTGAACATCACCAACAATAATTACTACCCAGTGCGCGTGGCCAACATCACAGCACAGGTGCAGTTCTACAAGACTGTGATTGGAAAGGCCGTCGTCAGTAATGTCACCAGTATCACCCCTCTGGATCTGCGTCAG gtCGATTTCACTGTTCCCACCATCATAGCAAATGAGATGAACTACATATT TGACTACTGTACCATGCCATCAATTAAAGTGCATAACATTGTCGTCATGATGCA GATGACTGTAACTGTCATGTACTTTGGCCACGCTGAGCAGGTGTCTCAGGAGAAGTACCTGTACGTTGACTGTGGATCAAACACCACATCTTCACACGGACACAAGAGTGTGATACAGTGA
- the LOC132107828 gene encoding lipolysis-stimulated lipoprotein receptor-like isoform X2, giving the protein MSLGIIFTFLLFTGCTTAVNVICPNPRYVVILFQPVTLSCDFTTTATNTPVVTWKYKSYCRDPIQAALNPSSADNAIAQSNPNYNPNIECADSVRTVRIVASKETTVTLAKEYQGRQISITNKADLSFVQTAWGDSGVYLCSVISSQDLVGNSECYTELIVLDWLLVVLVVLGFLLLLLLLGICWCQCCPHTCCCYVRCPCCPERCCCPRALYEAGKMVKSGVPSQYAATLYAPSMYGQPAYGVGGPAPGIPMLPMPMGAPGPLSNGYGRDFDGASSVGQGSEVPLLQENDGGGTRSGYRVQADQEGNPTRVLYYMERELANLDPSRPMNAPGKYSRLDNMSEVSSLHDGPDSRNRGRARPPQLTTVYDDVDENMSTISSVSQHVRRDEPRRGVESRGRALSVENLDDIGRNYRDYPPARRDGGARGGTRDSDDEWSSSGRGYDRAFDDRRRRDYSPDARPRRGDSFRGAGFQGRRSRSRDDLTDLERGRGGRDAYDDSFLREAMEKKKLGEQQRGRSRERLDSESDRSDRYRGQHTGPPPLPLAPPSGNPNRHGNHSNFPAIPPPYTTDSDSVASSKKSNLKKNGAVSRESLVV; this is encoded by the exons ATGTCGCTGGGTATAATCTTCACCTTCCTCTTGTTCACAG GCTGCACCACAGCCGTCAATGTGATCTGCCCTAACCCACGATACGTGGTCATATTATTCCAGCCGGTCACACTGAGCTGTGATTTCACTACAACAGCTACAAACACACCAGTGGTCACCTGGAAATACAAGTCCTACTGCAGAGACCCGATCCAAGCTGCATTAAACCCCAGCAGTGCTGACAATGCTATCGCTCAGTCTAACCCAAACTACAACCCCAACATCGAGTGTGCAGACAGCGTCAGGACCGTTCGCATAGTGGCTTCGAAAGAAACAACGGTCACACTTGCGAAAGAGTACCAGGGCCGTCAGATCAGCATAACAAACA aGGCAGACCTTAGCTTTGTTCAGACCGCGTGGGGTGACAGTGGCGTGTACCTCTGCAGTGTTATCTCATCCCAGGACCTTGTAGGGAATAGCGAGTGTTATACAGAGCTCATTGTGCTTG ACTGGTTGTTAGTGGTGTTGGTGGTGCTGGGCTTCCTGCTGCTGTTGCTCCTGTTGGGTATCTGCTGGTGTCAGTGTTGCCCTCACACCTGCTGTTGTTACGTCAGATGCCCCTGCTGCCCAGAGCGCTGCTGCTGTCCCCGTGCAC TATATGAGGCTGGAAAAATGGTTAAGTCTGGCGTCCCCAGTCAGTACGCAGCCACTCTGTACGCCCCAAGCATGTACGGCCAGCCAGCTTATGGAGTTGGCGGACCTGCGCCAGGCATACCCATGCTCCCTATGCCAATGGGTGCTCCTGGTCCTCTGTCCAATGGATATGGCAGAGACTTTGATGGAGCCAGCTCAG TTGGTCAAGGATCTGAAGTGCCACTCCTGCAAGAGAACGATGGTGGAGGAA CCCGTAGTGGATACCGTGTTCAGGCCGACCAAGAAGGAAACCCAACCCGGGTGCTGTACTACATGGAGCGAGAACTGGCCAACCTCGACCCCAGTCGCCCAATGAATGCTCCAGGCAAATACAGTCGTT TGGATAATATGAGCGAGGTGAGCTCACTCCACGATGGTCCAGACTCTCGAAATCGCGGTCGGGCCAGACCACCTCAGCTTACCACAGTGTATGATGATGTGGATGAAAACATGAGCACCATCAGCAGCGTCTCTCAGCATGTCCGACGGGATGAGCCCAGGCGGGGAGTTGAGTCTCGAGGACGTGCACTTTCTGTGGAAAACTTGGACGATATCGGCCGCAATTACAGAGATTATCCGCCTGCACGCCGAGATGGTGGAGCTAGAGGCGGCACAAGAGa TTCGGATGACGAGTGGAGCAGTAGTGGACGAGGATACGACCGTGCATTCGATGACCGGCGGCGCCGTGATTACTCTCCTGATGCTCGTCCTCGGCGTGGAGACTCCTTCCGTGGGGCTGGTTTCCAGGGCCGGCGCAGTCGTAGTCGTGATGACCTGACGGATCTGGAGCGTGGCCGTGGTGGTCGGGATGCATACGATGACAGCTTCCTCAGGGAAGCCATGGAAAAGAAGAAGCTTGGTGAGCAGCAGAGGGGCCGCAGCCGTGAGCGTCTTGACAGTGAGAGTGACCGATCTGACCGCTACAGGGGGCAACACACTGGACCGCCACCTCTGCCCCTCGCCCCGCCTTCCGGAAACCCCAATCGCCATGGAAACCATAGCAACTTCCCAGCTATTCCCCCTCCCTACACTACGGACAGTGACAGTGTGGCATCGTCCAAGAAGAGCAACTTAAAAAAG
- the LOC132107828 gene encoding lipolysis-stimulated lipoprotein receptor-like isoform X1, with the protein MSLGIIFTFLLFTGCTTAVNVICPNPRYVVILFQPVTLSCDFTTTATNTPVVTWKYKSYCRDPIQAALNPSSADNAIAQSNPNYNPNIECADSVRTVRIVASKETTVTLAKEYQGRQISITNKADLSFVQTAWGDSGVYLCSVISSQDLVGNSECYTELIVLERKSNTTDLLPGIDLLIMEDWLLVVLVVLGFLLLLLLLGICWCQCCPHTCCCYVRCPCCPERCCCPRALYEAGKMVKSGVPSQYAATLYAPSMYGQPAYGVGGPAPGIPMLPMPMGAPGPLSNGYGRDFDGASSVGQGSEVPLLQENDGGGTRSGYRVQADQEGNPTRVLYYMERELANLDPSRPMNAPGKYSRLDNMSEVSSLHDGPDSRNRGRARPPQLTTVYDDVDENMSTISSVSQHVRRDEPRRGVESRGRALSVENLDDIGRNYRDYPPARRDGGARGGTRDSDDEWSSSGRGYDRAFDDRRRRDYSPDARPRRGDSFRGAGFQGRRSRSRDDLTDLERGRGGRDAYDDSFLREAMEKKKLGEQQRGRSRERLDSESDRSDRYRGQHTGPPPLPLAPPSGNPNRHGNHSNFPAIPPPYTTDSDSVASSKKSNLKKNGAVSRESLVV; encoded by the exons ATGTCGCTGGGTATAATCTTCACCTTCCTCTTGTTCACAG GCTGCACCACAGCCGTCAATGTGATCTGCCCTAACCCACGATACGTGGTCATATTATTCCAGCCGGTCACACTGAGCTGTGATTTCACTACAACAGCTACAAACACACCAGTGGTCACCTGGAAATACAAGTCCTACTGCAGAGACCCGATCCAAGCTGCATTAAACCCCAGCAGTGCTGACAATGCTATCGCTCAGTCTAACCCAAACTACAACCCCAACATCGAGTGTGCAGACAGCGTCAGGACCGTTCGCATAGTGGCTTCGAAAGAAACAACGGTCACACTTGCGAAAGAGTACCAGGGCCGTCAGATCAGCATAACAAACA aGGCAGACCTTAGCTTTGTTCAGACCGCGTGGGGTGACAGTGGCGTGTACCTCTGCAGTGTTATCTCATCCCAGGACCTTGTAGGGAATAGCGAGTGTTATACAGAGCTCATTGTGCTTG AGAGAAAGTCAAATACTACAGACCTGCTGCCTGGCATTGATTTACTGATCATGGAAG ACTGGTTGTTAGTGGTGTTGGTGGTGCTGGGCTTCCTGCTGCTGTTGCTCCTGTTGGGTATCTGCTGGTGTCAGTGTTGCCCTCACACCTGCTGTTGTTACGTCAGATGCCCCTGCTGCCCAGAGCGCTGCTGCTGTCCCCGTGCAC TATATGAGGCTGGAAAAATGGTTAAGTCTGGCGTCCCCAGTCAGTACGCAGCCACTCTGTACGCCCCAAGCATGTACGGCCAGCCAGCTTATGGAGTTGGCGGACCTGCGCCAGGCATACCCATGCTCCCTATGCCAATGGGTGCTCCTGGTCCTCTGTCCAATGGATATGGCAGAGACTTTGATGGAGCCAGCTCAG TTGGTCAAGGATCTGAAGTGCCACTCCTGCAAGAGAACGATGGTGGAGGAA CCCGTAGTGGATACCGTGTTCAGGCCGACCAAGAAGGAAACCCAACCCGGGTGCTGTACTACATGGAGCGAGAACTGGCCAACCTCGACCCCAGTCGCCCAATGAATGCTCCAGGCAAATACAGTCGTT TGGATAATATGAGCGAGGTGAGCTCACTCCACGATGGTCCAGACTCTCGAAATCGCGGTCGGGCCAGACCACCTCAGCTTACCACAGTGTATGATGATGTGGATGAAAACATGAGCACCATCAGCAGCGTCTCTCAGCATGTCCGACGGGATGAGCCCAGGCGGGGAGTTGAGTCTCGAGGACGTGCACTTTCTGTGGAAAACTTGGACGATATCGGCCGCAATTACAGAGATTATCCGCCTGCACGCCGAGATGGTGGAGCTAGAGGCGGCACAAGAGa TTCGGATGACGAGTGGAGCAGTAGTGGACGAGGATACGACCGTGCATTCGATGACCGGCGGCGCCGTGATTACTCTCCTGATGCTCGTCCTCGGCGTGGAGACTCCTTCCGTGGGGCTGGTTTCCAGGGCCGGCGCAGTCGTAGTCGTGATGACCTGACGGATCTGGAGCGTGGCCGTGGTGGTCGGGATGCATACGATGACAGCTTCCTCAGGGAAGCCATGGAAAAGAAGAAGCTTGGTGAGCAGCAGAGGGGCCGCAGCCGTGAGCGTCTTGACAGTGAGAGTGACCGATCTGACCGCTACAGGGGGCAACACACTGGACCGCCACCTCTGCCCCTCGCCCCGCCTTCCGGAAACCCCAATCGCCATGGAAACCATAGCAACTTCCCAGCTATTCCCCCTCCCTACACTACGGACAGTGACAGTGTGGCATCGTCCAAGAAGAGCAACTTAAAAAAG